A region of the Streptomyces durocortorensis genome:
GGCTCCGCGCCGTCCGGCCCAACCCTCCGCTCCGTACACGACCTGTACGCGCACGCAGAGACCGGGCCGATTCCCCGACTCACAAGGAACCGGGAACATCCGCATGGGCACGTTGGAAACCTGGGTCGTCGAGTTCAACGACGTCTTCTGGACATACCTGCTGATTCCGCTGGTCGCCGTCGCCGGCGTCTGGTTCACGCTGCGCTCCAAGGGCGTGCAGATCCGCCTGATCCCGGAAATGTTCCGGGTCTTCAGGGACAAGCCGCAGTCCGGCGTCAGCCCCTTCGGCGCCTTCACCATCTCCGCCGCCGCGCGGATCGGCACCGGCAACATCGCCGGCGTGGCCACCGCGATCACCATGGGCGGCCCCGGAGCCGTCTTCTGGATGTGGGTGATGGCCCTGGTCGGCGGTGCCTCGGCGTTCGTCGAGTCGGTCCTGGCCCAGCTGTACAAGGTGCGCGACGCCGAGCCCGGTACGTACCGAGGCGGCCCGGCCTACTACATGCAGAAGGCGCTCGGAATGCGCTGGCTCGGCGTGGTCTTCGCCGTTCTGATCACGCTGACGTTCGGGTTCGTGCTGACCGCGGTGCAGTCCAACACGATCACGGTGGCCACGAAGGGCTCCTTCGGCTCGGACGCCTCCTGGTTCAATCCCGTCCTCGGCGTCGTGCTCGCCGGGCTGCTCGCGCTCGCGGTGTTCTTCGGCGTGAAGCGCCTGACGGCCGTCACCAAGGTCATCATCCCGGTGATGGCCGGGATCTACCTGCTGACCGGCCTGGTCATCGTGCTCCTCAACCTCGGCAACGTGCCGGGCATACTCGGCGACATCATCGGCGGCGCCTTCGGCTTCCGCGAGGTCGCGGGCGGCGCCGTGGGTACGGCGATCCTGCAGGGCGTGCGGCGCGGCATGTTCTCCAACGAGGCGGGCATGGGTTCCGCCCCGAACGCCGCCGCGGCCGCGGAGACCACGCACCCGGTCAAGCAGGGCCTGGT
Encoded here:
- a CDS encoding alanine/glycine:cation symporter family protein → MGTLETWVVEFNDVFWTYLLIPLVAVAGVWFTLRSKGVQIRLIPEMFRVFRDKPQSGVSPFGAFTISAAARIGTGNIAGVATAITMGGPGAVFWMWVMALVGGASAFVESVLAQLYKVRDAEPGTYRGGPAYYMQKALGMRWLGVVFAVLITLTFGFVLTAVQSNTITVATKGSFGSDASWFNPVLGVVLAGLLALAVFFGVKRLTAVTKVIIPVMAGIYLLTGLVIVLLNLGNVPGILGDIIGGAFGFREVAGGAVGTAILQGVRRGMFSNEAGMGSAPNAAAAAETTHPVKQGLVQTLGVYFDTLVICTMTALVILSANPTLGERGGADVTQAAFTSALGDWAGHLLTLVVFMVAFSSMIGNYYYGESNIQFITRSKSVMSSYRAMVIACAVLGAIGSVPLVWSLADVTMGAMALVNLIAIIPLSAVAFRLLDDYLAQRRQGLDPVFRKDRVPGLRGDVECWGTSDQDATPQERMPVGSL